A segment of the Corylus avellana chromosome ca2, CavTom2PMs-1.0 genome:
aggAAAacctcaaggaaaaaaaaaaaaaaaattactaaaccCTAAGAGGGTTTGAgttatttaaccctttaattatTACGTGACAAATCACTTTTTTAAGAAtttgtttaagaaaatatttgatggGCCAAATATTTCTAATAAAACAAaccttcttatttttatttttaagaaagctATATGTGGTGTCACATCACATCTATTCGTGAGAAGCTTTGGGCAGCGTTTCACCTCTGAATCGCTACTCTGATCCCGCTGAATCCATCCAGACTAATTGCAATTGTCGTTCATCGTACAAATATTCAGTAAAAGCCTATAGGCAGGGCCTGCTCAATGTTGTCTGGGCCTTAGATAGGGCGAAAGTTTTAAATGgggcattattattattttttaatatttatatattaattaaataatatttattttaatattattattatatttagagttttcattttatcaattcttacaaaaataaacataataatgAAGAAAATCAATCTAAAAATTACACCAAATCTCTGCTAAACAGATGTTCCAAAATTGAACCACACAagcaaattaaccaaaaaaaaaaaaaaaaaaaatccaccagaaatattatcaagaattcatacaaaattatcaaaaagccaaaaaaaaacaatatctaTATCATGACAGTAACTTTCTCACTTAATTCTCTAATACACttctgtttcaaacaaaacccaccaaaatttttgtcaaaaactaATACAATACCCACtagaaaaatcaaacacaaaaataaatacaaaaaaaaaaaaaaaatttaatgcggAACTCTTACCCTCTCAGATAATCTGACCTATTTCAAACAAACccatagagaaaaaaaactGGACAAAAAACTCATacaaactcacaaaaaaaaatcacacagacattacaaaaaaaaaaaaatcaccgatttttttatgaatccttacttCTTCGATAcacatgtttctctctctctctctctcttcatctctctccatATCGttctgttttgagtgaaactaaggaaagaaaaaaaaaaagaagataagaggaGAGGCTGCCGGaagtggagaaaaaaaaataataataaaattggatGGGTAGGTAGGGTTAAAATGAtctttcaatatcaaataatttcggaTGCATAGGTAGATAGacactttttaaatttaaggatATTTGCTTTTCtgggttaattggtcttattttaccatgtgcttattatattagtattttattaaattgaggcattttttaaattacttacttatcatgattagaggccttaagtttttatggaaaaaaaatttttttgcctaattaaaaaaaaataataatgggccttaaattacaaaaaaaataataattacaaaatttttttttttagccttaaTAATCCGGGGACCACTAGGCGAGTGACTCACCTAGTGGTCTAGCCGGCCTTGCCTATAGGGACTGTTCGCCATTAGTTTAAGAGAAGAATAGTGACATAAAATTGttaaagtaagaatatttgatatgagAACgcgaaaaaaaaagggttttataatatatttttatttaaataataataaaatataattaatgtaaaataaaaaataaaaatatttgaattaaatttaaGGTGAATAGCATAAAGCGGGTTTTCTGGTCGACCTCTTATAGGcttttaggctttgtttggtaaaagagtTGGAGTTTCATCATTACTATTCatcaccatttttcaaaaaaattaacataagaatattataacttttttcccttatattaaattattaattttttattattattcaaataaaaaaattactacaaaacaaaattttttcacttttttatatcactttttcatttttttttatactaaatacttttacttttttcacatcaatctacatcaactacaatgTCTAGACCAACCTATTTATCAAACACCACCTTAAACTTATGCGGCTGGGCCAGCTGGGCCTTGGTCAATCATGAAGCCTACAAGGAAGCATAATCTTATAGTGTTGACTTTTTCTGTTGATCAGATTCCAATCAATATTTAGATGGACTTGGTTCGATTCGACTATAGCCTTCAAATCAACAATGGCTTGATTggatttacctttttttttattattattattacttttttttattaacctTTTAACTTTCTTACCTTTCATATCAAATCATTTACTTTCAAAACTCTTTACTAAGTCAGCCGTCAAAGGGAGGAGAGCCTCCTCCTCTCCCCCCTCCTCATCCCCTTCTCCttttccaccttttttttttttatgattctttttttttaggtgtttcAAAATTTAGTGAATATGgcccaaaaaatttaagaatacgACCAAAATTCTTTATTAaatagggccaaaaaattttaaaacaaggCCAAAATTTGTTTGGTAGGGGCCAAGCCATACCCTATGCCAGTCCTGATCCCCCCTGGGATCTCTCTGTCACTTACTAACATAATAAGTATCATATCTGTAAAATTATCGCGTTACTTTATAAGAGACTTGTAATTAATTTGCCATAAAAAAGGTAGTAGTTCTACGTTACATTTTCCATCCGTctctatataaatatattatttcaaatctatcattaaatttgtaaaaaaaaatactagaaatGCATATATTGCAGGTTTCTtcttgaaaatatgaaaaaacagGCACAGAAGCCCCAAAACATCCAACTTTTCAccattaattacaaattaaacCAGTGCtctttatttgttataattctATAGCCCAAAAGGTAcgtaagaatattttatatttccattccatatatatatattggtattggagagaaaatagaaagaaaaagaagaaaacacatCCTTACACcaaaatcacatatatataatataagctatatatatatatataaaactacgTCGTCTCATACTTATACAACTACTGAGATCGTAATAGAAAgaaactagttaattaaatacGGGCCGCATACTGGCTGCTTAATAATTATCCATCGATCTAGCAATAAGCAGTACATTTCTTCTTGCAGTCCATGGTGCACCCGCCGCCGCCTCCGCCTCCTCCATATCCCTTCCCGGCGTGGCTGTAGGAAGTGAAGCACTTGGCCGGACACGTAAGCTTCTTGTTGTAGCACGGACCCTTTTCGTTGCACACCACAGTAGGCCTTGTGACGCCACCCTTAGCGTAACCTCCATTAGGACCTCCGACCCCGAGTCCGTACCCGCCTCCCATACCGTTTCCACCGCCCCACCCTTTCCCTAAACCGGGTATGCCGAACCCGCCTCCGGGCCCAAAGAACCCGCCCATGCCGCCATCGTTTCCACCGCCTTTGTCGTTTTTGTTCTTGGAGGAGTGCTTGAGCTGGGCTGAAAAGGACCCGTCGGATCCGGAGCGGGCCGCTAGAGAGACGGCCGCTGTGAGGAGAAAAAAGGCTAAGAGAATGCTGGTTGTGGGTTTCATTGTAGCTGGTTGGGATGTGATGAGGAGAGATGGGATTGCTTGTGTGGAGCAATATATAAGTGGGGTGGTGGGGGTGACAAAAGAGCATTTATGTGGAGGGTTTTGGACAGTTGAGGGGCCTCATTGAATGTGAGTAGGTTAACCGCACTTATTATGCTcctctcctttccttttttttttttctttttaaaaaactatCCTTTTAAGGAAtcaaaatgaagagaaaataattttatgaataaaatttttattttgttatacaatattatttaaaatttttaagtaacCCGACAACATATTTGTAACTTCATGTTATGTATAGCTCATTAGATATGTGAAATATAATCTGGACCATGAAACGATAGAGACGGCTGTGCATGTTCGACGGGGGACTTTTGAGAGGATGAGATGAAGTGGGTTATAACTGTATGCAACTTTTAATGGCCAGTTTTGGTAATAGAGATAGGGTAGGTCCAATATTGGTGGCATGTGCAAGGAGTTTATTTGCCTAGCATGCATTCTAAGGGGTAGGAACTAAACTTTTAGGTTAGAGgtaaactacaaaataaaaaataacaatggTCCCAAAATAAAAGGCgctaattatgaaataattatttgatGGATCGAGCCGTTGATCATCTCatacaaaaattaattggtgtTCAGTGAAGAAAGTCAAAGTTTTTTATGACGTTTGAAATTGAATAATGCAAGATGAATAAAGATTCTCTCTGATTCACTTTAActcgagaatatagagttagttatattttaaagatattttttttctcctcattaaaaagtgaaagaaataaaaatatctctcaaatatatataactaaCCGGATACTCTCTCgttcaaataaactgaaaaaaaatccaattccatacaaaacatgttttaagagctgtttaaaagaacaaaacaacattGTTGCGTCTCAACATTATTTATTTGGTTACGTTTGAAGACTATTCctgggaaaaagaaaggaacaaGAAAGGATCCCTGTCCATGGAGGTACAACCACGTGCAGATAATTTCACcataaagcaataaagatgagatttatttttatttttattaaagcaATGGTGGATGTACCGAGCAAAATAAATGAGATATGTGTGTAAGTGGCAACATGGCATCAATGCGTCCAACCTCCATTCTGCGTATCATTAAAATTGACGGTGATCCTTAAGCCAAAGTAACTGCATATTCTCACACCACGAATATCACTAATGCCCTTTATGTCACATTTTATTGTCCATTTGAAACGATAACCATGAGAATCATTGGGGTGGAATTAGAATTTTAAGAGATCGAggaggataaaaataaaaaaaatagttaaaggTAAATATTAGTTTTGAGGcccatttcttaaaaaaataaaattaaaatttagaataaatttttaaaatttttattttatgccaTGTTTTAAATGTTGGAGGGGAACGGGACCCTCGAGGTTAAGAGTAGTTCCGACCCGGAGAGTTAGTAATGAGCTTTGGTTACCAACAAAGGTTTTCTAAACTGGGTGAGAAGAAATTTGTTCAgactaatttattaaattgacagtTATTCTTAAAACACATTATTCTTAGATGTATTTTTAAAGACTAATGTTACACGCTATACCCCTTTTTCATCTTTATCTCATTGGCTTGTTGATAGGTACTGCCACATTAGCCCAATGAAATAGGGGTGTGATGAAAGTgtaatatatagtattacttatttttaaaagaataatgctataattTTGCAATGTTA
Coding sequences within it:
- the LOC132171802 gene encoding glycine-rich RNA-binding protein 1-like; translated protein: MKPTTSILLAFFLLTAAVSLAARSGSDGSFSAQLKHSSKNKNDKGGGNDGGMGGFFGPGGGFGIPGLGKGWGGGNGMGGGYGLGVGGPNGGYAKGGVTRPTVVCNEKGPCYNKKLTCPAKCFTSYSHAGKGYGGGGGGGGCTMDCKKKCTAYC